A window of the Synechococcus sp. JA-3-3Ab genome harbors these coding sequences:
- the hmpF gene encoding pilus motility taxis protein HmpF — protein MLYLAELSKPIGFAKSSLQLLAKQQQDNTWVAVNEESITLEGRIAQEAGRFKDGALVLAEITGSRQITRINEAARQVVTYLQNFSQLQLKARSQEEEIENWRKSLTFQAHELTRREMELAAQEEEVRRLYEQYKGVEEERKLLDSLKEELAAQQAYLAEQQRLIGEQREALNRQRQELEAQLQEARSSRLGEAEAVQLQILLQEVQESLHFSANPLALLQSLKSQVQQQQDHFNQEIAQLEQERQQAHAQQEELDRDYHAWRERCAAWWGSQRSLEQSQAEWHARQGSLRAYQEQLQRILQQLQSQESLYQKAYRLVQEYDFIVDGSSNGGSGASGSAISVEELAALVSQLRRDYEQRAAQVSQQRAELEQNRQTLRELQERLATASPEERFDIELDIDYAQSACSALEEALLPQEKNLQREYEELARQEARLRQLQNQAAAPVQVDIGPILEQIGSQKQELLQEKSRLQTLVHQLESSLPFQQEQLARQQQELQQQWQQLQQEEGSLRARTQAMAETWGRLNHLQATLYPERDRWAELAEQLAQLEAELAQYQERGSTASAHVQQVQSLLAALTQR, from the coding sequence TCTAGAGGGCCGCATCGCCCAGGAGGCCGGGCGCTTCAAGGATGGGGCCTTGGTGCTGGCAGAAATCACAGGCAGCCGTCAGATTACCCGCATCAACGAAGCCGCTCGCCAAGTGGTGACCTACCTACAAAACTTCAGCCAACTTCAGCTCAAAGCCCGCAGCCAAGAGGAAGAGATTGAAAATTGGCGCAAGTCCCTCACCTTTCAGGCGCATGAGCTGACCCGCCGCGAGATGGAGCTGGCAGCCCAAGAAGAGGAGGTGCGGCGGCTGTACGAGCAATACAAGGGCGTGGAGGAAGAGCGCAAGCTTCTAGACAGCCTCAAAGAGGAGTTGGCAGCCCAGCAGGCCTACCTGGCCGAGCAGCAGCGCCTGATCGGAGAACAGCGAGAAGCCCTGAACCGGCAACGGCAGGAACTGGAAGCTCAGTTGCAAGAGGCCCGCTCCAGCCGGCTGGGGGAAGCAGAAGCGGTCCAGCTCCAGATTTTGTTGCAAGAAGTTCAGGAGAGTTTACATTTCTCCGCGAATCCCTTGGCTCTTCTCCAGAGTTTAAAAAGCCAGGTTCAGCAGCAGCAGGATCACTTCAATCAAGAGATTGCCCAACTGGAGCAAGAACGTCAGCAGGCCCACGCTCAACAGGAGGAGCTGGATCGAGACTACCATGCCTGGCGGGAGCGCTGCGCCGCCTGGTGGGGATCCCAACGATCCCTGGAGCAGAGCCAAGCCGAATGGCATGCCCGCCAGGGATCCCTGCGAGCCTATCAGGAGCAACTGCAGAGGATCCTTCAGCAGTTGCAATCCCAAGAGAGCTTGTACCAAAAAGCCTATCGCCTGGTGCAGGAGTACGACTTCATCGTCGATGGCAGCAGCAACGGCGGGTCAGGTGCCTCAGGGTCTGCGATCTCGGTCGAGGAGCTGGCGGCCTTGGTGAGCCAACTGCGCCGAGATTACGAGCAGCGGGCAGCCCAAGTCAGCCAACAGCGGGCCGAGCTGGAGCAAAACCGGCAAACCCTGCGGGAGCTGCAAGAGCGGCTGGCCACCGCCTCTCCGGAGGAGCGGTTCGACATCGAACTGGATATCGACTACGCCCAGTCTGCCTGCAGCGCCCTAGAGGAAGCCCTGCTGCCTCAGGAGAAAAACCTGCAACGGGAATACGAGGAGCTGGCCCGCCAGGAAGCCCGCCTTAGGCAGCTTCAAAATCAGGCTGCCGCCCCAGTTCAGGTCGATATCGGGCCGATCCTGGAGCAGATCGGCAGCCAGAAGCAGGAGCTTCTCCAAGAAAAAAGCCGCCTGCAAACCCTCGTCCACCAACTGGAATCCTCTCTGCCCTTTCAACAAGAGCAACTGGCCCGCCAGCAGCAGGAATTGCAGCAGCAGTGGCAACAGTTGCAGCAAGAGGAGGGATCCCTGCGGGCCCGCACCCAGGCGATGGCAGAAACCTGGGGCCGCCTCAACCATCTGCAGGCCACCCTCTACCCTGAGCGAGATCGCTGGGCGGAGTTAGCGGAACAACTGGCTCAGTTGGAGGCAGAGCTGGCTCAATATCAAGAAAGGGGCTCCACGGCCAGCGCCCATGTCCAGCAGGTGCAATCGCTCCTGGCCGCCCTCACCCAGCGGTAA